In Calothrix sp. PCC 7507, one DNA window encodes the following:
- a CDS encoding helix-turn-helix transcriptional regulator, protein MDLRALRDRAGLTVLDVAKELDCAESSVRNWEKGRTTPKLEVWQVFRLRDLYKCTEEDLVQAVKKTMLDQKI, encoded by the coding sequence ATGGATTTGAGAGCCTTGAGAGATCGTGCAGGGCTTACAGTCTTAGATGTAGCAAAAGAGCTAGACTGCGCGGAATCTTCCGTTCGCAATTGGGAAAAGGGTAGAACAACACCAAAGTTGGAAGTATGGCAAGTTTTCCGCTTGCGGGATTTGTATAAATGCACAGAAGAAGATTTAGTGCAAGCGGTTAAAAAGACGATGCTAGATCAAAAGATTTAG
- a CDS encoding sensor histidine kinase, with the protein MVAEHHIDLSIAREQMRQHILQIEDLAALQERQRIARDIHDSLGNALTTLNIQLQTAHRLWYLDPALAEKFLEQAQQLGAIAIQEVRQSVNSMREVAPTEQSLTDMIDSLVQNFYQATGVLPSTNINLCQSLPTEVATTLYRIIQEALTNICKYASAKNVEIDLCHTSSIVRLLILDNGKGFSLSEKTIGFGLQGMQERVEALKGNFSLDTEPGLGCQITVYLPLSQQTVRGKTLKIVDRIGVKKTSTKDCHLKLVEPISEPETSRNNFSPNFISPISEPEILVRDFNLKLIAPTSETKTPQEDFNCKIFEPIPFQKTDYEITLNEFQPQLLVSQEDYNKLENILIEIVGPIAPTLLKKVAVHACDCQELVDNLKLHLTDKQGLELEKKTIFMLEESTPKTEINSDDLPIDDRFIIQCEQKLADFIGPIAHYLVQKAVNSSLQIYRTELVTTLATEISDPHKASQFQEQLLSEISH; encoded by the coding sequence GTGGTAGCAGAGCATCACATCGATCTATCCATAGCCCGTGAGCAGATGCGGCAACACATCCTGCAAATTGAAGACTTAGCAGCCTTACAAGAACGCCAACGCATTGCGCGAGACATTCATGATTCCTTGGGAAACGCGCTGACAACTCTCAATATTCAGCTGCAAACGGCGCACAGACTTTGGTATCTTGATCCCGCCCTAGCCGAGAAATTTTTAGAACAAGCCCAGCAGCTAGGAGCGATCGCTATTCAAGAAGTTCGCCAATCTGTTAACAGTATGCGCGAGGTTGCGCCTACAGAGCAATCATTAACAGATATGATCGATTCTCTGGTGCAAAATTTTTATCAAGCTACAGGGGTTTTACCTTCTACCAACATTAACCTCTGTCAGTCTTTGCCTACCGAAGTTGCCACAACTCTATATAGAATTATACAAGAAGCATTGACAAATATTTGCAAATATGCATCAGCAAAAAACGTAGAGATTGATCTCTGTCATACTTCCAGCATTGTGCGCCTCCTGATCTTAGATAATGGCAAAGGATTCAGCTTATCGGAAAAAACCATTGGATTCGGACTCCAAGGGATGCAAGAACGAGTCGAAGCCTTAAAAGGTAATTTCAGTCTTGATACTGAGCCAGGATTAGGTTGCCAAATTACAGTTTATTTGCCCCTATCACAGCAGACAGTTAGAGGAAAAACTTTAAAAATTGTTGATAGAATAGGAGTCAAAAAAACGTCTACTAAAGATTGTCATCTCAAACTTGTAGAGCCAATTTCAGAACCAGAAACTTCACGAAATAATTTTAGTCCCAACTTTATTAGTCCAATTTCAGAACCAGAAATTTTAGTAAGAGATTTTAATCTCAAACTCATTGCACCAACTTCAGAAACCAAAACTCCACAAGAAGATTTTAACTGCAAAATTTTTGAACCAATTCCCTTTCAAAAAACTGATTATGAAATAACTTTAAATGAATTCCAGCCTCAGTTACTTGTTTCTCAAGAAGATTATAATAAACTGGAAAATATTCTCATAGAAATTGTTGGTCCGATAGCCCCTACATTATTAAAAAAAGTTGCAGTACATGCTTGTGATTGCCAAGAATTAGTTGATAATTTGAAATTACATTTAACTGACAAGCAAGGACTGGAGCTAGAAAAAAAAACAATATTTATGTTAGAGGAATCAACACCCAAAACAGAGATAAATTCAGATGATTTACCTATCGACGATCGCTTTATTATTCAATGTGAGCAAAAGTTAGCAGATTTCATTGGGCCAATAGCCCATTATCTAGTTCAAAAAGCTGTCAACTCTTCCCTACAAATTTACCGCACAGAACTAGTGACAACATTGGCA